CGGTTTCTGCTGCTCGAGAACGTCAAGGGCTTTGAGACCTCCTCCGCCAGGTAACCTGAGAGATAGGGGCATTAATCCCCCTCCCACATGCCCACACTGTGGTCCCACTGCTGGCTTGTTGTACACCACTTGGTTAAGTGACCTCAGGACTattggtgcccccccccacccccaccccacagagaCTCCTTGGTAAAGACACTGAAGGATTGTGGGTACCACTACCAGGAGTTTCTCCTCTCCCCGACATGCGTAAGTCCTGCAACATTCCTGAAACATTACAACAACAGCTGTGTGAGAGGGACACAGGGAGAGGAGAAATAGGCAAACTGGCAGCTCTACGGGTATAATTTTAAACCAACGTAAGCTATATCGATTTAAACGATATTGTCTCATCCTATATCTCGTATGAAAATTTCTCTGTATATCTTAAGAACTCGGTAAATCGCCCTGCCCTACTCTGCTGTGTCCGCACGTTGTGGTGTGAGGCTTCTGGCTCTCCAGCTTGCATCTCATTGGACGGCATGTCGTTCATGTTGTCCCCTTCTCTCCAATGACAGCTGGGCATCCCAAATTCAAGGCTGCGCTACTTCCTCATCGCCCGGCCACAAGAAGAATCATTTTCCTTCCAGACGACCACAGAGGTGAGTGATCCATACTCAGTTTGGCTCCTTAATCTCTTTTTCCTTTGGATGGCTGGTATGTTTATGGGTTTTCTGGAGGTTTGGGGTACATGCTGAACACGGTAAAATTCAGCTTTATGAGAAGCAGTAATGTGATTCATTATTGCCCCGGTAGGTTGTAGGTTTAAATCCCTGGAGAGACAGAACTGACCATAGAATGTGGAAGACCCGATTTTAGGATTTTGTGAAGAGTGTTTTCCACTATTTACATTGCAACAGATTCTGGAGGTATTCCCAGATGCACAGGCAACCCCCgcccccaaagccccccccTCGCCTGACTTGGTCAAcgggggggaggttgggggtTGTGTTCTATACAAGCTGGAGAGGCCATGTGATCTGCTGAGGAAGCATTCCCAGGACAGCGACGGCTCCGTACGTCTGCTCCGGGAGTTCCTGCAGGAGGAAGCGGAGATCGGGGACAGAGGGCGGTACCTGCTCCAGCCACGGACCCTGCTGCGCTACGCCCTGGTCTTGGACATCGTCCAGCCCACCTGCAGGCGGTCCGTCTGCTTCACCAAGGGGTACGGCTTCCACCAATCGGCTGAGGCCATAGCTGTTGGGCCCGCCCACCTGTAATCTAGCACTAATCAGGCATTGACCCTGGATTTGGCACCTGCTTCCGGACCCAGTCAGCCCTTTCTGTAACACTGCCTCATCCCCTCCCACTCCCACCAATCAGAAATAATGTTTTAACACTAAACCCTCCCTCCCAGCAGTCACAAACCAATCCAAAGTTTTCACATGACGTCACATGCTTATTGGACCACCCACCTGGAGGGTAAAACAAGGCTTTACTCTGGTGCACAACACTTATTTTTTACCATGTTTGTTTAGCTAAATGCCGGATAATTGTTGTTCAGTTAGATGCACTAACTGGTAGAGAGATAAGCCTGTGTCATGCTTCTATAGAATCCCATCCAAGAAAAAGCAGAGATGGGATTTGTACTGTTTAGTAGATGTGCTTCCACCCTGGGGAGGGAATGAGTGAATGGTAGCCATCAAAGGACGCTTTCACACCGAAGTTCAGGTACCACCATGTTGGAAGGTTCTTCTGCTCTCCAGGTCCCTCACATAACTGAAAACTATGAATAAGCATTTTGGGTAAAGCTGGATCCTCCTTTCCCCACAGGTACGGACATTATGTGGAAGGCACTGGCTCCGTGTTGCAGAGCCGTACGGACATTGAGGTACTGGAACTGTGCTCAAGATCGACTCACATGGGGACCTGGGGAGAGTTATGATTGGTCGGGTCTCATCCAAGGACACATTCAGGAAATTAACACTTGGTTTCAGAttagtttcagattagtttttCATATGTGCCATTTATTAGAGCTCATATCCTATAGACTTTATGattgtaatttactgtaaaTCATGGTTCTTCTGAGGATTAAAGGTCAGAAGTTTCAAAATCTGTGGTTTTAAAACAGCATTCTTTAAGCCCACCAGAGAGGAGATGGGAGGTGCTGTTCCTGGTCTAAACCTTTTGGGATTCTTTGTGACACTTTTAATAGCCCTGCTGTGTTGAAATGCGTGAGCCCTTCGGCTCTCCCTGATTGGTCGGCTGATAGCGCCCATGTGATCTGGATCTGTGATGACGGCTCGTCTTTGTCAGGTAGAAGACGCCTTCCGGGCTTTCGGCACGTTGTCTGACGAGGAGAAGCTGGGGCAGCTTTCAAAGCTCGAGCTGCGATACTTCACCCCGCGGGAGATCGCCAACCTGATGGGCTTCCCCTCATACTTCGGTGAGGTTTCGACGTGATCCCACCCCCTGGCCCAAGGTCACACCCACAGTGTGCTTATCTCCACCTCTGACcgactgggggggcgggggggggggggggtggaggcagATTCATGACACGTATAGACCGTTCTGTCTCCTTTCAGATTTCCCCGAGCAGTCATCACTGAAACAGCGCTACCGACTCCTGGGGAACAGCCTAAACGTGCACATTGTGGCCAGGCTCATCAGGCTGATGGTGTCGTAGTGGGACGACCGGACCACCCTCAGAGCTGCCATCGCAGGTGCTGCTGCAGGCGGCCATTTTGGTTCTGAGCAAATGTCAATGTGATGCCATAAAATGGCAACAGGAGAGCTTCAAGACAGCACGCTCGTAACCAGCTTATTTTGCTGTCTcactgttgttattattattgttgttgttcataattattattgttttatatgtaaattttCTTACTGCGatgaaataaagtatttttgtaATATTGCTTCTCTATGCAACCCATCCGGGGTGTCCGCCTGCCTCGTGGCCTGTGGTGGACTTGCCATGATAGGCtctagctccccccccccccctccccattatCCTGTCCAGGATAAAGAGTTGGAACTTTCTGGTAATTCTGTACATGTGCTGTTTGGTGGGAGTAAGATAGGCGGCACAGAGCTGAAGCCGAATGAGCAGATGGGTAGCCCcttggaagtactgcttcagtaGCTCAGATGTAAGTAAATAAATTTATCGGCTTTCACAAGCCTAGCTACACGTGTCTGTCAGTTATTCAAAAGTAATTATGATAGGGAAGGTCAATCATTGCTGAATCTGGACCGTAAAGCTGAGATAGTACCATCTCTGGTGGATTTCTCAGCTTGATGCTCAAAGTGTCTCCCCAGGTGTCCGGTTACTCATCTCCATGGTCATGTGGCAGACGGGGGCAATGTTGGAATAATAAAATAGAACAGTGGGAATAAAACGGTACCTCCTTCCTGCCCCCCAGCAGGACCAGAGTTTACACTCAGTCACGCTTTCCTGCATTTACTGCTCTGTGCTTTGGGACCCTGCTGCCCCAGGGGAGCACAGAGGGGGCAAAGTCTATCTGAGGAGGGCATTAGAGCGGATCCTGCTGCCAGGTCACCATTCCCGCGTCCAGAGGAGAGTGGTGTGCTCTCGAAATGTCTCGGACGCTCCTCTGTGTCCTCCTCCTCTCCGTGGGGCTTCGGGGTGACTCTGGGAAGAGGGCTGGTGTACGGAACACCAGGGACATCAGCAGTGACCAGTAAGTGCGGTTTTGCTCCTTGGTGACATGAGCTCTCTGGGGATTTGGAGATCCAGGCAGTGCAGGGCACAGCACTCGGCAGGTTAGAAGGTTCATCCAAGCTTAGCTAGAAGGTGCTGGTGTGAGGTTGGGAGTTCTTTCAGAACTTGTCGAGTTAATAAGCTGCTGAGCTTAGTTTAGTTAGTAACAGTTAGTCAAAGTCAGTGATTTCCTTGGTTGGCCAGAGAGGCAAAGAGGAGAGTTTTAAACAATGAGTGACGATATTTTGATCTAGAATGTTTGGAGGAACTGGCTCGATTGTAGCCATTAATTAGCAGCAAGTTTACAGATATTGCGTTTTGAAAGTGCAGGGTGATTTTTGATGTCTACAGTGAAAACAGGAGACACACGGGATACTTTAAACCTTAATAAGATTCTCCGGGGTGTCTGGTCAAGAAAAAGGCATGAAAAACTGCAGCCTCTCAGCTTCTGCTGGGCTTTCAGCATGTTTCCAGTGTCTTACAAGTGGAACGACTAGGGAGAAGGTGGATAACTATATCCGACATATGATCAGGCGGAAAAGTGCCTAAACATAGTATGTCACCAGTCACAAGAGCTTCTGGTTTCTGATTAAATTGAATCTGGATGAAGTCACATCCAGTAAGTCAATCTAGCTCTGTCCCACTTTATTGGAGGTCAGAGGCTGAAAAGCATCACCAAGACAGGATCTGGCAGGGAATGGGCCAAATGATGGGAAAAAACTTCATGTGAAATGATTGTAACTTCAAAATAACTAAATCAGAGGTACTGTACAATCATCATAACAGCTGTGGTATGGTAAGTTGATTAGCAGTTCCAAAGAGACCAAATGCCCAAATTGTGGGTGCACGAGTCACAAAAGCTACAAAATTATTTAACGTATTACAGTCTTGAAAATGCTAAAGGCGTATGAGAACCAAATTGCACAGGAGAACATTGGCTGCAAGTCGAAGCTTATTGTCTGGGATTGACAGCTGGGGTTTACATGAAAGCTGCAGTTCAGATACCATTTGCATCCAAGACCAAGTAATGCCCAGAGATATTCTGTCATATTCTGAGATGATAAAGCCACCATAAACCAGGACTGGTGCCATGACACCCAGAATGAAGTCAAGCTCCTTCCTCACCAATCTCTAGATCTAAACGTCATTGAACCTTCAGAAGCACATGTGAGTGTGAGACAGATTCCCATCTTCTTCATCCCTCAAAGATCTGGAGGCTTTTCTTCTAGGAAAGGGATCCAGTGTCCCGGTACACTGCTCAGACTTATACAACAGCATTTCAAGAAGGATTGAAGCTGTTCTGTAGGCAAACGGTGATGAAACTCTTTGGTATATCCATTATATTAAGATGTAATTAGGTGCTTATTTTGTCCACATTTCTAAAGATGCAGGGTGATGCTTgttgtttacattttatttttaaatagcagcagcatttaaatattcggaaaaaaaatccacaggATACATTTTCAGGAAAATTTTGTGGACTTAGTGAGTCTTGGAAATTTAATTCTAGGTTgaattacatgaggactgagtgagtatTGGTTCCCGATAATGTAACATATGATAAGGAAGCATAACTTTAGGTCATTGGTaatctcatctcaaaaacaacaaagaaatgGAAGGAGTGAGTCTCAGAAATTTGTTCTTTAATTGTCTCTGCACAGAATTTCTGAATTTGGTTTATCTATGCTTACTGACCCAGCCACAGCAGTAGTGACAGTAGGACTATCTTACATAAAATGATAAACATTATAATGTATGTTTTATGAGCAGATAATCCATGTGACAGAGAGTGATAATGTCACTTCTGAAATCTCATCACAGATTTACTGTCAAATACAAAATGCTGACTTTAAAAGGTTGAGGGTTGTTTATGACTCTGTGGATTACGCATCATAAAAATAATCTAATCTTTTCTTTATAGACTGACAAGATCAGTGTCTGAATAGTATAGTTAGTTCTGGAACTGAACAGCTGTTCTGATTGGGTGGTGATAGGCAGTATGTTTGCTGTAATTCTTTGGAACGGCTGGGTTCATCGTGCCTCTGTTCCTCCAGGCCCCGCATGAGCTCCGATCATGGCAACTTGCTCTTCTCCACCGGAGACCACAAAAACATTGTCTTCCAGACCAGAGGATCGGGCTCGGTTAAAGTAGGAAGCGAGGACCTGATCCAGCTGATTGGCCAGGTGGGAGCCAGACGTAGAGGAGGACCCTAAAACTTCAGAGACCCGCAGAATGGATACTAGCATCAGATGCTAGAGCAATATATCATTGTGTATATAGACCTGTAGGTGTCACATTGACGGCTGAAAAGCCAGATGTTAGTTGAGCTCGTTCTGTGCTCGTTTATTCACTTTATGAAGACTCCTCATCTTTCTAGATCAAGACGAACAAAGATGACATCGCTAACCTCAAGGCCAATGGGGGTGGAATACCTCCAGAAGTCAGCAATCAGCTGAATCAGCTGAACACCCGAGTGAGTCCACTTCTGCTCTCTGGGTCGTCCAACTACGTGCCAGTCTGAGTGTAGTCATTTCAGGGGATGGAATTTTGACTTGTGTCTCTTTTCCGTTATTTAGGTCACTACTCTTGAATCAAGAGTTCAGACCGTAGAAGAGGTAACATATTGTATCTTGATCTTACATTTCTCTATGAGCCTTTCTTGTTTATCAGTCTCTCGCAATCTTGCCGTTCGTGTTTATCGATGGCAAAGCACAATGCTGGTTGGCTAATTCCCATGTCCTCCCCCCCCAAAGACGGTCCACAGGAAGACATGCCACAGCAACCCCTGTCAGAATGGCGGTACTTGTCTCAACCTGCTGGATGCCTTTCACTGCATCTGTCTAGACAACTGGCAGGTGAGAGAGCAAGGAGTCCTCATCTTTCCAGaactccccctcctcccccaactGTGACTGGCAACCGCATGCTCTGTTTCTCAGGGCCCCATCTGCACCACGGACGTTAATGAATGCCAGATCTATGCAGGGACCACGCAGGGTTGCCAGAACGGCGCCACCTGCTACAATACACCTGGATCCTACAGGTAAAATCCCCAGGGTTTAAATATAGATGGAACCTGGCAAAACCTGCTTATGttcaaatcgcaccttgccagaACACAGCTCCACCTCCATTAACCATTTTTTTCTAACGTTCCAAAATTTTGTGAAAGTTTAACAGTTTAACAAAGTGAACAGTTTAACAAAAGGCCAGTTTTGACAAGAATGTATCTCTGCAACCTGGAGCCAGCCACAATTAGGATGGGTTACCAGAAGTAGGAGGGACTTATGGCACAAGTAGGAGGGGCTACCAGAAGTAGGAGGGACTTATGGCACAAGTGGGAGGGGTTACCACAAGTAGGAGGGACTTACATCGCAAAGCCAAAAACAGTTGTCAAAATGaaagtcaaaataaaagtctgcTGTGACTCTTTTTAGGTTTTTGCGGATGAAATTACTTGCAGATAAATTGCATATAAATCTGTACAAATCATTTCACTCAGGTCCGACCCGACCCATTGGTGACACAGGCGATCGCCTAGGGCACCATTTATTAGGGGGCTCAGATGATCAAGCGAAAACATCAGAAGAAATACTAATGACATGTTTTAGAGGGGTCTTAGTGCTATCTATCCATCGAGGTTGTTCTTCTGGGAGATGCCTAGTTTTTGAGATATCGGCTGTAGAAATGTCGATCTCTGGAATACAATGGGACTGAAtagcattctttctgtggtgataGAGCCCAAAAGAAAAATTCaattcaacagcaatgtctcttaagAGAAATCATGACCTGGTTACTCATGATAATCCTTGGGCTTTatagtgagcagtttaatgtaggaactattttcttccaccaaactccacacaccaaacGTATCACTGCGCAGAAGTGCGAGCACGAGCACACTCCTACCAGACGGCTTGACGTCTATCCcgtgttttttgtattttgacttATTTCACTTGCCGCACTGCTGGCAAAACTTAACTTCCTAGCTAGATTCTGCTAGAAATAAGACGTGCGTAAGAAGCGATGGTGAATAACCTGACATTTTAGTGCATTTTCACGATGACATTACAGATGAAGAATATAAGAACATTGTAATGATAAGCCATTTTGAACCATTTTAAGGTTCCATTTACATGTTTCAAAAAAATTCAAGTGCTAGTTAACCATGCGATATGTATAATACCCGTACCaaataaaataactttttaGTGTGTGTCCCCATGTCTGCGCAGCTGCACCTGCACCCCCGAGTGGTCGGGTACACACTGCACATCCCGCTACGACGACTGCGCCGGCGGCAGCCAGGAGCTGTGTGCTCACGGCCTCTGCATTGACTCTGATAGGCTGACGCCCAACCAGGTGAGATGATGATAGGGTCCTGGAGTGAGCGGGGAATGCCTTCCAGCGTGTCTCCCATTCCGTCAGTCTCCATCCTTCCTGGCTATCTGTCTGAATGACTGCCGTCTTCCATTTTCCATGCCTGTATCTAACAGCCTGTCCTGTCTGCCTTCAGTCCCTCCTGTCTACGTCCACCCGTCTaactgtctgtcctgtctgcctTCAGTCCTTCCTGTCTACGTCCACCCGTCTAACTGTCCTGTCTGCCTTCAGTCCTTCCTGTCTACGTCCACCCGTCTAACTGTCCTGTCTGCCTTCAGTCCTTTCTGTCTACGTCCACCCGTCTAACTGTCCTGTCTGCCTTCAGTCCCTCCTGTCTATGTCCACCCGTCTAACTGTATgtcctgtctgtcctgtctgcctTCAGTCCCTCCTGTCTACGTCCACCCGTCTaactgtctgtcctgtctgcctTCAGTCCTTCCTGTGTACGCCCACCCGTCTAACTGTCTCTCCTGTCTGCCGTCAGTCCCTCCTGTCTACGTCCACCCGTCTaactgtctgtcctgtctgcctTCAGTCCTTCCTGTCTACGTCCACCCGTCTAACTGTCCTGTCTGCCTTCAGTCCTTCCTGTCTACGTCCACCCGTCTAACTGTCCTGTCTGCCTTCAGTCCCTCCTGTCTATGTCCACCCGTCTaactgtctgtcctgtctgcctTCAGTCCCTCCTGTCTATGTCCACCCGTCTaactgtctgtcctgtctgtcctgtctgcctTCAGTCCCTCCTGTCTACGTTCacccgtctgtctgtctttttacCCATTCTGTCTTTCTTTACCTGTCTTTCTTTATTACTTTCTGACTTAGTCACTGTCTCTGTTTCATTTCCTGCCctacttccatccatccatccatccatccactaatCCTTTCTTTATTACTGTCTTGcttctgtctgtcctgtctgcctTCAGTCCCTCCTGTCTACGTCCACCCGTCTaactgtctgtcctgtctgtcctgtctgcctTCAGTCCCTCCTGTCTACGTTCacccgtctgtctgtctttttacCCATTCTGTCTTTCTTTACCTGTCTTTCTTTATTACTTTCTGACTTAGTCACTGTCTCTGTTTCATTGCCTGCCctacttccatccatccatccattaatcctTTCTTTATTACTGTCTTGCTTCGCTCCTACTTCTTGTCCTGCTTCTGTCTGTATAACTGTCTGTCCTGTCAAccatcattccatccatccaggcaCATTGCCATGTATTAAAATTACAGGTTCCAACCACCTCCGAAATTTTGCTTCTGCCCTCAGTAGGGATgtcggacccccccccccccccaaatttatGTCTGTGTATCATCCATCATCCATGCTGTCTTTCTTTATTACCATCTCCTTTCCATCCTTCTTGATTTTGCCTGTCTCTTTAAATACCTCTCCTCTCATCTGTCCATCCTATTTTACTTCATTACCTTCTTTTCTTTATTAGTCTTCCTCTTGATCGTGCTTGTCTGTTTAACATTTATTCTGtcttcatccattcatccatccatccatctctggGACTGAAGCCCAGCTACAAGTGCATCTGCGAGTCGGGCTGGACGTCGCCCCCCGGCAACCCCTCCTGCACAGCTGATGTGGATGAGTGCAGCCTCCCTGTGCAGCCGTGCTCCACAAACCCCCCCGTGGCCTGCATCAACACACCAGGCTCTTTCTACTGCGGGTCCTGCCCCCCAGGTATGGATCAGGCGCAATTACCTGCTCTCCAGGGACATTTCAGAATGAAATGATAACTTATAAAAATGAGGACCTTTATCGACCTACACCACACTGCCAAGAGGGTGAGCTTTAATCATATTGACCGAAATTTTGATATGGAATAAAGACGAAGTTGGCATGGTTACATCTCCACAGCGGCTGGACCTGTCTGCCTTCAGTCCTTAAAGCCCTAACTGTCCTCTTTAAGCAACAGTATGACTTAATAGAGTGACCTGTTAATGTATGAGAGATATGAGCAAAAGCACAATGCCCTCTACAGGGAACAAAAATGAATTGTCTGTATTACATGTATATAAATCACTATGGTGACATTTTTTGCCCATCAAATGACAATAATTGGATGATGGCTcagtggggtggggtggtgtggggtgggggggggacgacacACACAGT
The Paramormyrops kingsleyae isolate MSU_618 chromosome 4, PKINGS_0.4, whole genome shotgun sequence genome window above contains:
- the trdmt1 gene encoding tRNA (cytosine(38)-C(5))-methyltransferase, yielding MSSLRVLELYSGIGGMHFALKESGIPADVVAAVDVNTTANEVYRHNFPNIPLWSKTIECITLDDFNGLGFDMILMSPPCQPFTRIGLQGDVADPRTKSFLHILHILPRLAKPPRFLLLENVKGFETSSARDSLVKTLKDCGYHYQEFLLSPTCLGIPNSRLRYFLIARPQEESFSFQTTTEILEVFPDAQATPAPKAPPSPDLVNGGEVGGCVLYKLERPCDLLRKHSQDSDGSVRLLREFLQEEAEIGDRGRYLLQPRTLLRYALVLDIVQPTCRRSVCFTKGYGHYVEGTGSVLQSRTDIEVEDAFRAFGTLSDEEKLGQLSKLELRYFTPREIANLMGFPSYFDFPEQSSLKQRYRLLGNSLNVHIVARLIRLMVS